Part of the Oerskovia paurometabola genome is shown below.
CCAGCGCGTGGCGATCGCCCGTGCCCTGGCCCTCGACCCGGACGTGATCGTCGCGGACGAGCCCACGTCGGCGCTCGACGTCTCCGTGCGGGCCCAGGTCCTCAACCTCCTGACGGACCTCAAGGCCCGCCTGGACCTCGGGCTCGTGTTCATCTCGCACGACATCCAGACCGTCCGGTACGTCTCGGACCGCATCGCGGTCATGTACTTCGGGAAGGTCGTCGAGGAGGGCACGGCCGAGGAGGTCTTCGACCGCCCGACGAACGACTACACCCGGACCCTGCTCGGCGCCGCGCCGACGCTGCTCTGACGGTCCACCATCCACCCGGCGCCGGGCGGAGCCTTCCGCCCGGCACCACCGCACCATCCTTGGAGTCCGCTGTGCCCACCACGACCACCTTCTCCGGTGTCATCCCTCCCGTCGTCACCCCGCTCACGGCCGACGGCGAGCTCGACCGCGCGTCGTTCGAGCGCCTCATCACGAGCCAGCTCGACGCGGGCGTGCACGGCCTGTTCGTGCTCGGTTCGTCGGGAGAGGTCGCGTACCTCGACGACGCGCGCCGCTCCCAGGTCATGGAGGCCGCGGTCGAGATCACCGCAGGCCGCGTGCCCGTCATGGCGGGCGTGATCGACCTGACGACGCGCCGCGTCGCGGACCAGGTCCGCCGGGCGCAGGACGCGGGGGTCGACGCGGTCGTCGCGACGGCTCCCCTGTACATCCGCACGAACGACGACGAGATCGAGCGTCACTTCCGGGGCGTCGCCGCGGCGAGCGACCTGCCGCTGTTCGCGTACGACGTCCCGGTGTGCGTGCACTCGAAGCTCGACCTGGGCATGCTGGTCCGCCTGGGCTCGGAGGGCGTCATCGCGGGCGTCAAGGACTCGAGCGGTGACGACGTCGGCTTCCGGCGCCTGGTCGCGGCGAACCGTGCCGCGGGCAGCCCGCTGCGCCTGTTCACGGGTCACGAGGTCGTCGTCGACGGCATGCTGCTGCTCGGCGCCGACGGTGTGGTCCCCGGCCTCGGCAACGTCGACCCGGCGGGCTACGTGCGTCTGTGGGACGCGGCGCAGGCCGGCGACTGGGTCCGGGCCCGCGACGAGCAGGACCGTCTCGCGTCGCTGTTCGAGATCGTTTTCCAGCCCCGCGGCTACAGCGGCGGCGCGAGCGGCCTGGGCGCGTTCAAGACGTCGCTGCAGCTCCTCGGCGTGATCGGGTCCAACGTCATGACGACCCCGGCTCCCGCCCTGGAGGGCGAGGTCGTCGACCAGATCAAGGTGATCCTCGCGGAGGCCGGGCTGCTGTGAGCGTCCCGACCAGCCACCGCACCGCCGTCGGGATCGACCTGGGCGGTACCAAGATCGCCGCGGGTCTCGTCCGCGACGACGGCACGGTCCTCGCCCGGGCCGGGGTCCCCACCCCGGCCCGGGAGGGGGCGGCCGCGATCCTCGACGCGGTCGCACGTCTGGTCACGCTCCTCCTGCCCGACGGCGCCGACGCGCCCGGGTCGTCCGGCGCACCGGACGTGCTGGTCGGGGTGGGCATCGGTTCGGCCGGGGTCATCGACTCGGGCCGCGGCCGCGTCGTGGCGGCGACCGACGCCCTGACGGGCTGGGCCGGGGCCGACCTCGCGGGCGGGATCGGTGCTCGCCTCGCGGCGGCGGGCGGCCCCGCGGCGGGCCTGCCCGTGCACACCGACAACGACGTGCACGC
Proteins encoded:
- a CDS encoding dihydrodipicolinate synthase family protein; protein product: MPTTTTFSGVIPPVVTPLTADGELDRASFERLITSQLDAGVHGLFVLGSSGEVAYLDDARRSQVMEAAVEITAGRVPVMAGVIDLTTRRVADQVRRAQDAGVDAVVATAPLYIRTNDDEIERHFRGVAAASDLPLFAYDVPVCVHSKLDLGMLVRLGSEGVIAGVKDSSGDDVGFRRLVAANRAAGSPLRLFTGHEVVVDGMLLLGADGVVPGLGNVDPAGYVRLWDAAQAGDWVRARDEQDRLASLFEIVFQPRGYSGGASGLGAFKTSLQLLGVIGSNVMTTPAPALEGEVVDQIKVILAEAGLL